In one window of Meleagris gallopavo isolate NT-WF06-2002-E0010 breed Aviagen turkey brand Nicholas breeding stock chromosome 4, Turkey_5.1, whole genome shotgun sequence DNA:
- the LOC100544806 gene encoding 16 kDa beta-galactoside-binding lectin yields the protein MEQGLVVTQLDVQPGECVKVKGKIPSDAKGFSVNVGKDSSTLMLHFNPRFDCHGDVNTVVCNSKEDGMWGEEDRKADFPFQHGDKVEICISFDAAEVKVKVPEVEFEFPNRLGMEKIQYLAVEGDFKVKAIKFS from the exons ATGGAGCAA GGATTGGTTGTTACCCAGCTGGATGTACAGCCTGGAGAGTGTGTCAAGGTCAAAGGGAAGATCCCATCTGATGCCAAAGG GTTTTCTGTGAATGTAGGGAAGGACAGCAGCACCCTCATGCTTCATTTCAATCCTCGCTTTGACTGCCACGGAGATGTCAACACTGTTGTGTGCAACTCGAAGGAGGATGGCATGTGGGGAGAGGAGGACAGGAAGGCTGACTTCCCCTTTCAGCATGGCGACAAGGTTGAG ATCTGTATCTCCTTTGATGCGGCAGAGGTCAAGGTGAAGGTGCCTGAAGTGGAGTTTGAGTTTCCCAATCGGCTGGGCATGGAGAAAATTCAATATCTGGCTGTGGAGGGTGACTTTAAAGTGAAAGCTATTAAGTTCAGCTAA